The nucleotide sequence TTCTTGTAGGAAGAATCCCCGGTGGACTTGGTCATGCAAACGTGGTGGCTAGTATTATCTTCTCCGGGATGTCCGGTTCTGCGGTTGCCGATACTGGGGGGCTTGGCGCTATAGAAATGGAGGCCATGAAAAATGAGGGGTTTTCTCCAGAGTTTTCCGGTGCAGTTACCGCTGCTTCTGCGACTATAGGACCAATAATCCCTCCAAGTGTTCCCATGGTCGTGTACGGTGTAATGGCGGAAGTATCCATTGGTGCATTGTTTATGGCCGGGTTTGTTCCCGGCTTGTTGATGGGATTATGCACCATGGTTTTGATTTTTTTTATGGCTTTACGACGTGATTATCCACGTTTGGACAAGTTTCACTTTAAGAAAATGCTGCGGGCTTTTGGCGACGCATTATTTGCGTTGCTTACTCCAGTCATTATCATTGGCGGTATTCTGCTCGGAATTTTTACTCCGACAGAAGCTGCAGTAGTTGCAGTTTTATACGCTTTGTTCTTAGGGTTTGTGGTGTACAAGGAACTGACACTGCGAAAGTTGTATAGAATTATGGTCGATAGTATGGTGACCACAGCAACAGTAACCATGATTATTGCCGCCGCAGCTTCATTCTCATGGATACTTGCCAGACAGGGAGTTCCTACCCAAGTTGCTCGCTGGTTGACCTCCATGGATGTTCCTTTGTGGATATTTTTACTGCTGTTTAATGTTTTCTTCCTGTTTATCGGGACGTTTATGGAAGCTTTATCCGTTCTTGTTATCGCTGTACCGGTTCTGGTCCCTGCGATGAAGGTAATGGGACTCGACCCGCTTCATATGGGGGTTGTACTTGTTCTGAATCTGATGATCGGGCTTATAACACCACCAGTAGGGATGTCCCTCTTTGTCACCAGTAAAATTGGAAACATCCCTCTGGAAAATTTATATAAGGAGGTAATGATATTTATAGTTCCTCTGATTGTGGTCCTCCTGATTTCCACATATATGCCGGATCTGATATTGTGGCTGCCACGATTAGTAGGCTTTGGTAGCTAACAGAATTTTTTGCAGCCTACAATTACCAATACAATCATAGGCTGTTATTTTTCGCTGAACCCTTCGTTGCCAGTTGCCCGCAGGCCGCGTTTACGCCCCTGCCTTTGCGGTGGCGCAGGACAACCGTAAGTCCCAGGTTCTCCAGCTCCTCGCGAAACCAGTTCACCCTTTTTGCGTCCGGCTCTTCCAGAGGTAGGACCTTACCCTGGGGCAGTTTGACAGGCGCCATGCCGTCTGCCGGGTTCCAGGGGATCAGGTTGATATTGCAGCGCAGGCCATGCGCAAATTTCCGGACCAGCATCGGGTCCTCTTTGCGGTCGTTGACTCCCTTTAACAGAACATATTCCAGGGTGATTCTGCGGCCCCCGGCCTGCTGATATGCCATAAGAGCCTCTTTAAGCCTGGGTAGAGGGTTTTTGTGTTCCACGGGCATAAGTGCCTCTCTTGTGGCCGGATCGGCGCTTACAAGGCTTGCGGCCAGCCGTACCTGGGGGTGGTCTGTTCCAAGGCTGCGGATTCCGTCTATGATTCCGGAGGTGCTGACGGTAAAGCGGCGCTGTCCCATGTTGCGGCCTTCCGGATGGGTCAGAACCTGTACTGTTTTTGAGACCTGGTCATAGTTGTTAAAGGGTTCGCCCATCCCCATAAACACGATATTGTCTATGCTCCGCTCAGCTGCGGTTTCAAGCAGGTAAAGCTGCCCGATTATCTCGGCAGCATCAAGGTTGCGGATAAATCCCATGGTGGCGGTTTTGCAGAAACGGCAGCCCATGGCACAGCCGACCTGGGTAGAGAGGCAGGCAGTCAGACGGTCCGCGGTGTCTCTCAGCAGTACGGCTTCAATCAGGGCCCCGTCATTCAGTTTAAGGCGAATCTTTGTTGTGCCGTCAGCTGCCTCTTCGGCAGTGTCAATTCCGGCAGGGAGAATAGTGTGTTCAGCTTCCAGTTTCTGCCTGAGGCCCTTTGGCAGGTCGGTCATTTCATCGAAATCTCTGCTGCCTTTCTGGTGGATCCAGGAGAAAATCTGCTGCCCCCGAAAGCCCGGTTCCGACCCCAGGGTATGGGAAATCTCCCGGGGAAGGGAGGCAAGCAGGGAGGACATGAGCTTATCTGCCGAGACGCAGGGTATCCAGCATGTTGGAAACGTATGCGTTACGGATTCCCAGGCGCTGAAAGCTGGTCAGAATTTCGATCGCTTTTTCTTTTTCTCCGAGTTCCAGATGACAGTCGGCAATTTCGGTATAAAGCCGGTGGTTTTTTGGATCGTTCTTAAGCAGCCCGTGAAGGCTGTCGATGGCGTCCTGGAAATTCCCCCGGGCTTTGTTGATAAGAGCAAGTCCAAGAATCGCGTAGGCATCAAACTCGATGTTCAGGGCCCGCCGGTAATACTCTTCTGCCTTGTCAAAATCACCCAGATGGCGGAAGGAGTCACCTGCGCGGGTCAGGATTACCTTGTTTCGCGGATCCTTCTGTAGAATCCTCTGCCAGTACTCCAGGGACTCTTCGTGATGGTCCAATCCCCGGTAGCAATCGGCCATGCCGAAAAGGGCGTAGAAGTTGTTCGGCTCCTGCTCAAGAGCCTTACCGAAATAGATCAGCCCCTTTTCGTAGGTTTTCAACTTGCGGTGACAGTTTCCAAGGGATGTAAGAACCCGGATATCCACATTTTCCTGCTTGACTTCAAGCATTTTTTCCCAGTATTGCAGGGCGTCTTCGTATTCCCGGAAATCATAATGCAGGTGCCCCAGGCCGATCAGGGCATAGGGGTTGTTCTCTTCCATTTCCAGGACTTTAAGATAGATCTCCTTGGAACGTCTGAAGTCCCTTACCTTGCGGTAGGCATCGGCAACCCGGGTCAAAACGGTAACATTGCTGGAGTCATGTTCCAGGTAGCGCTCCCAGATATCGATGGCATTGGAATACTGATGCAGCGCCTTGTAGCAATCCGCCAGACCGAACAGGGCGTAATTATTCCCTGGATGGGAGGCCAGGCACAGCTGGTAGTATTTAATTGCGTCCCGGTGACGGTTTTTCTTGCGGGCGGCGTCCCCAAGTCCAACCAGGGCGTAATTATTGTTATCGTCCATTTCGAGTATCCGATTGAAACAGACAATGGCATCTTCTATAAGATTCTCTTTCAAAAGCTGGTATCCGCGTTTTGAAAGCTCTGATATCTCGTTGAGCCGTTCTTCCTCAGCCTGCTGTTCGGGTGTGAGCTCTTTGATATCTTCGTTGTTGTCGCTCATGGATTTGTTTACCCCTCTTCTTTTAACCATTTACGTACGATTGATGACATTGTTTCTATCAACGCATCCCGTTTCTCCGGAGCCGGAGCAATCCAGTACATCCGCAATGCGTCAACGTGTCTATTCTGTTGTTCATAATACCGGCCGATCCTGATCAGACCGTCTGAATAGCTGGTAGTAAGAAAGATCCGTTTTGCCAGTTCAATTTCACCTCGATTGAACAATTCGTTGCCTTTGCGAATAAGTGCTGTCCGCTGCTGGCTGTCCAGGCGGACCTTCTTTTCTGTCGCAACCTTTATAAAACCATCAGCCGGTATAAGCTCAAGTGCCTTCTCTTTGTTCATCAACGGCAAAACCCGCTATTTTTACTATAGTAAAATCACAAGGTAAAATCAATATAATACACCTAAACAAGTATTAAAATAATCAAAATTCTCCAAAGATACCTGTTTTCAGGGCTTATTCGTGGAGAGATCCTTTGGTTGAGGCAGGGGTTCCGGTTCTTCTCCCGAAGGATTGGCCGAGGGCCTTTCCAAGTGCCTTAAACAAAGCCTCAGCCATGTGGTGACTGTTGTCTCCATAGCGGCAGTCTGCGTGCAGGGTTAAGCCGCCCCGGGAGGAAAGAGCAATAAAAAACTCCCGTACCAGGCACAATGGGAAATTTCCGGCGTATTCCTGGGGAAAATCAGCACTGAACACCAGAAAAGGGCGGCCTGAGGCGTCTATTGTGACTTCACTCAAGGCATCATCCATGGGGATCACCGCATGTCCGAAACGTTTGATTGATCCGTAACTCAAAACGGCTTCCTTCAGGGCATCTCCCAGAACAAGTCCCGTGTCCTCTACAAGGTGATGAGGATCGACATCGATATCTCCCGAGGCACTGAGCTTGAGAAAAAACCCG is from Marispirochaeta sp. and encodes:
- the hisB gene encoding imidazoleglycerol-phosphate dehydratase HisB; translation: MEARRITQERNTKETQIKLLLDLDNGTIPEIDTPVPFFNHILTSMAFHGGFFLKLSASGDIDVDPHHLVEDTGLVLGDALKEAVLSYGSIKRFGHAVIPMDDALSEVTIDASGRPFLVFSADFPQEYAGNFPLCLVREFFIALSSRGGLTLHADCRYGDNSHHMAEALFKALGKALGQSFGRRTGTPASTKGSLHE
- a CDS encoding TRAP transporter large permease — protein: MTLPLLIIFGLLLVAQVPIAMALIGSAVGAVAFFSRIPVEAVFHRMTGGLDSFVLLAIPFFILAGNLMNTGGITERIFKFANLLVGRIPGGLGHANVVASIIFSGMSGSAVADTGGLGAIEMEAMKNEGFSPEFSGAVTAASATIGPIIPPSVPMVVYGVMAEVSIGALFMAGFVPGLLMGLCTMVLIFFMALRRDYPRLDKFHFKKMLRAFGDALFALLTPVIIIGGILLGIFTPTEAAVVAVLYALFLGFVVYKELTLRKLYRIMVDSMVTTATVTMIIAAAASFSWILARQGVPTQVARWLTSMDVPLWIFLLLFNVFFLFIGTFMEALSVLVIAVPVLVPAMKVMGLDPLHMGVVLVLNLMIGLITPPVGMSLFVTSKIGNIPLENLYKEVMIFIVPLIVVLLISTYMPDLILWLPRLVGFGS
- a CDS encoding tetratricopeptide repeat protein gives rise to the protein MSDNNEDIKELTPEQQAEEERLNEISELSKRGYQLLKENLIEDAIVCFNRILEMDDNNNYALVGLGDAARKKNRHRDAIKYYQLCLASHPGNNYALFGLADCYKALHQYSNAIDIWERYLEHDSSNVTVLTRVADAYRKVRDFRRSKEIYLKVLEMEENNPYALIGLGHLHYDFREYEDALQYWEKMLEVKQENVDIRVLTSLGNCHRKLKTYEKGLIYFGKALEQEPNNFYALFGMADCYRGLDHHEESLEYWQRILQKDPRNKVILTRAGDSFRHLGDFDKAEEYYRRALNIEFDAYAILGLALINKARGNFQDAIDSLHGLLKNDPKNHRLYTEIADCHLELGEKEKAIEILTSFQRLGIRNAYVSNMLDTLRLGR
- the rlmN gene encoding 23S rRNA (adenine(2503)-C(2))-methyltransferase RlmN; protein product: MSSLLASLPREISHTLGSEPGFRGQQIFSWIHQKGSRDFDEMTDLPKGLRQKLEAEHTILPAGIDTAEEAADGTTKIRLKLNDGALIEAVLLRDTADRLTACLSTQVGCAMGCRFCKTATMGFIRNLDAAEIIGQLYLLETAAERSIDNIVFMGMGEPFNNYDQVSKTVQVLTHPEGRNMGQRRFTVSTSGIIDGIRSLGTDHPQVRLAASLVSADPATREALMPVEHKNPLPRLKEALMAYQQAGGRRITLEYVLLKGVNDRKEDPMLVRKFAHGLRCNINLIPWNPADGMAPVKLPQGKVLPLEEPDAKRVNWFREELENLGLTVVLRHRKGRGVNAACGQLATKGSAKNNSL